Proteins encoded together in one Urocitellus parryii isolate mUroPar1 chromosome 3, mUroPar1.hap1, whole genome shotgun sequence window:
- the Lrg1 gene encoding leucine-rich alpha-2-glycoprotein has product MPLPQAIETQDDQRRATMSPWSGQQMQRTLFLVLLLVALAQGVTQSPKACVTLPSPGGSTVSCFSPARFPAHLPADTVHLVVEFSTLTQLPASALRGAAGLRELHLASNRLQELPDTLLLPVRRLEVLDLTHNNLTQLPAGLFRASAALRVLVLKANRLEALQASWLLGLKALEHLDLSSNSLQTLPPGLLASLGALRTLDLGDNQLETLPPDLLRGPRCLERLHLEENRLQVLGERLLAKQPALRYLFLGDNRLTTVAAGAFHNLKELDMLDLSNNLLSSVPRGLWESLGMPSRDMGDGFDISGNPWVCDQNLDDLCRWLVANKHRMFSQNDTRCAGPDALRGRMLLEVSGSP; this is encoded by the exons ATGCCACTTCCCCAGGCCATAGAGACCCAGGACGACCAGAGAAGAGCCACCATGTCCCCCTGGAGTGGGCAGCAAATGCAGAG AACCCTGTTCCTAGTACTGCTGTTGGTGGCCCTGGCCCAGGGCGTCACACAGAGCCCCAAAGCATGCGTGACCTTGCCGTCCCCTGGGGGCAGCACCGTCTCCTGCTTCTCGCCTGCCCGGTTCCCCGCGCACCTCCCGGCTGACACGGTCCACCTCGTGGTGGAGTTCTCCACGCTGACCCAGCTGCCGGCCAGCGCCCTGCGCGGCGCCGCGGGCCTCCGGGAGTTACACCTGGCCAGCAACCGGCTGCAGGAGCTGCCCGACACGCTGCTGCTTCCTGTGCGGCGGCTGGAGGTGCTGGACCTCACCCACAACAACCTCACCCAGCTGCCCGCCGGCCTCTTCCGGGCCTCTGCCGCGCTCCGCGTCCTGGTGCTGAAGGCCAACCGGCTGGAGGCCCTGCAGGCCTCGTGGCTCCTCGGCCTGAAAGCCCTGGAGCACCTGGACCTGTCCTCCAACAGCCTCCAGACGCTGCCCCCAGGGCTGCTGGCCAGTCTCGGGGCCCTGCGCACCCTTGACCTGGGGGACAACCAGCTGGAGACCTTGCCACCTGACCTCCTGAGGGGCCCGCGGTGCTTGGAGCGGCTGCACCTGGAGGAGAACCGGCTGCAGGTCCTTGGAGAGCGTCTGCTGGCAAAGCAGCCGGCCCTGCGCTACCTCTTCCTCGGTGACAACAGGCTGACCACGGTGGCTGCCGGCGCCTTCCACAACCTGAAGGAGCTGGACATGTTGGACCTCTCCAACAACCTGTTGTCCAGCGTGCCCAGAGGGCTCTGGGAATCCCTGGGAATGCCCTCCAGGGACATGGGGGACGGCTTTGACATCTCGGGCAACCCCTGGGTCTGCGACCAAAACCTGGATGACCTCTGTCGCTGGCTTGTGGCCAACAAGCACAGGATGTTCTCCCAGAATGACACTCGCTGTGCTGGGCCTGACGCCCTGAGGGGCCGGATGCTGCTGGAGGTGTCGGGGTCCCCGTGA
- the Plin5 gene encoding perilipin-5 produces the protein MSEDEASQAPQPNLCEQDQQSVVQRVAALPLVRTTCTAISGAYSAAKDRHPLLGSACCLAEHCLGGLTSRALGRAQPLLDRLQPQLATVNDLACRGLDKVEEKLPLLQQPSDAVVTSAKDAVARSVTGVVDLAWRSRRWSVELKRSVSHALDTVLDKSEELVDHFLPMSEEELAALAAEAQSPEVGSVEDQRRQQGYFVRLGSLSAKIRHLAYEHSLGKLRQSRLRAQDTLGQLQEALELIHRSQIGAGPSPAAQPGKVMAQWEDQRPLENGRRRSQAELETLVLSRSLTLELRSTVEALEASVRGLPAGAQAKVAEVRRSVDALQAAFADARSFGDVPAAALAEGRGRVARAHACVDELLELVVQTVPLPWLVGPFAPILMERSEPLLGLEDWVDEVVGDPDPRWAHMDWPAQQRAWQAEHGDGTGLPGGAGVEEPEAPRRQVKHTLMPELDF, from the exons ATGTCTGAGGATGAGGCCTCTCAGGCCCCCCAACCCAACTTGTGTGAGCAGGACCAACAG AGCGTGGTGCAGCGGGTGGCGGCACTGCCCCTGGTCAGGACCACCTGCACAGCCATCTCTGGGGCCTACAGCGCTGCCAAGGACAGGCACCCGCTGCTGGGCTCCGCCTGCTGCCTGGCCGAGCACTGCCTGGGCGGCCTCACCAGCCGGGCCCTGGGCCGCGCGCAGCCGCTGCTGGACCGCCTGCAGCCTCAGC TGGCCACCGTGAATGACCTCGCCTGCAGGGGCCTGGACAAAGTGGAAGAGAAGCTGCCCCTTCTCCAGCAGCCTTCGGACGCG GTGGTGACCTCAGCCAAGGACGCGGTGGCTCGGAGTGTCACAGGCGTGGTGGACCTGGCCTGGCGGAGCCGCCGCTGGAGTGTGGAGCTGAAGCGCTCTGTGAGCCACGCCCTGGACACTGTGCTGGACAAGTCCGAGGAGCTGGTAGACCACTTCCTGCCCATGTCGGAGGAGGAGCTCG CGGCGCTGgcagctgaggcccagagcccagaggtgGGCTCCGTGGAGGACCAGAGGAGGCAGCAGGGCTACTTCGTGCGTCTGGGCTCCCTGTCGGCGAAGATCCGCCACCTGGCCTATGAGCACtccctggggaaactgaggcagagccGCCTCCGGGCCCAGGACACCCTGGGCCAgctgcaggaggccctggagcTG ATCCACCGATCGCAGATCGGGGCCGGCCCCTCCCCTGCAGCCCAGCCTGGGAAGGTGATGGCGCAGTGGGAGGACCAGCGTCCCCTGGAGAATGGACGCAGGCGGAGCCAG GCGGAGCTGGAGACCCTGGTGCTGTCGCGCAGCCTGACCCTGGAGCTGCGGAGCACGGTGGAGGCGCTCGAGGCCAGCGTGCGGGGCCTGCCTGCCGGCGCCCAGGCGAAGGTGGCGGAGGTGCGGCGCAGCGTGGACGCCCTGCAGGCCGCCTTTGCCGACGCCCGCTCCTTTGGGGACGTGCCGGCGGCCGCGCTGGCCGAGGGTCGGGGCCGCGTGGCCAGGGCCCACGCCTGCGTGGACGAGCTGCTGGAGCTGGTGGTGCAGACCGTGCCGCTGCCCTGGCTCGTGGGGCCCTTCGCGCCCATCCTCATGGAGCGGTCCGAGCCCCTGCTTGGCCTGGAGGACTGGGTGGACGAGGTGGTGGGCGACCCGGACCCGCGCTGGGCGCACATGGACTGGCCAGCCCAGCAGAGAGCCTGGCAGGCGGAGCACGGCGACGGGACGGGCCTCCCCGGGGGCGCCGGCGTGGAGGAGCCCGAGGCCCCCCGGCGCCAGGTCAAGCACACGCTGATGCCGGAGCTGGACTTCTAG